One genomic segment of Caballeronia sp. TF1N1 includes these proteins:
- a CDS encoding metallophosphoesterase, with protein sequence MRRSAFFIRFIGIGVLFHIYVGVRLIPDAPVGPALKALAIALLVASLILIPLGMSARSIEKQPLADRLAWFGLTALGFFSSLLLLTFARDLVLLFVHVFDWLRGTPIGAPRFVAESALAVPMLALLSSAAGFYNARKRAPVKSVDVPIDNLPAALEGFTIVQISDIHVGPTIKRHYVERIVAAVNALQPDLIAVTGDVVDGSVPHLAAHTRPLAELSARHGAFLVTGNHEYYSGADKWIVEFRRLGMNVLLNQHVVLNHDGAQAVIAGVTDYGAGSFDPAHRSDPAKAMEGAPADATVRVLLAHQPRSATAAADAGFTLQLSGHTHGGQFFPWNFFVKLQQPFVSGLVKFNGLWVYTSRGTGYWGPPKRLGAPSEITRVRLVAAPAA encoded by the coding sequence ATGCGACGTTCGGCATTTTTTATCCGCTTCATTGGCATTGGTGTTCTCTTTCATATCTACGTTGGCGTGCGGCTCATTCCCGATGCGCCCGTCGGCCCGGCGCTCAAGGCGCTTGCCATCGCACTGCTCGTCGCCTCGCTGATTTTGATTCCGCTCGGCATGTCCGCGCGATCGATCGAAAAGCAACCGCTTGCGGATCGGCTCGCCTGGTTCGGCCTGACCGCGCTCGGCTTCTTCTCGTCGCTCCTGCTGCTGACCTTCGCGCGCGATCTCGTGCTGCTGTTCGTGCATGTGTTCGACTGGCTGCGCGGCACGCCCATAGGCGCGCCCCGCTTCGTTGCCGAGAGTGCGCTGGCCGTGCCCATGCTCGCGTTGCTCTCGTCCGCCGCCGGCTTTTACAACGCGCGAAAGCGCGCGCCGGTAAAGAGCGTGGACGTGCCCATCGACAATTTGCCGGCGGCGCTCGAAGGCTTCACTATTGTGCAGATCAGCGATATCCACGTCGGCCCGACCATCAAGCGGCACTATGTCGAGCGAATCGTCGCGGCCGTCAATGCGTTGCAGCCGGATCTGATCGCGGTGACGGGCGACGTGGTCGATGGCAGTGTGCCGCACCTCGCTGCTCATACACGCCCGCTCGCGGAATTGAGCGCGCGGCACGGCGCGTTCCTCGTCACGGGTAATCACGAGTATTACTCGGGCGCGGACAAGTGGATCGTCGAATTCCGGCGGCTCGGCATGAATGTGCTGCTCAATCAGCATGTGGTGCTGAACCACGACGGCGCGCAAGCCGTGATCGCCGGTGTCACCGATTACGGCGCGGGCAGCTTCGATCCCGCGCACCGGAGCGACCCGGCTAAAGCGATGGAAGGCGCTCCCGCCGATGCCACCGTGCGCGTGCTCCTTGCCCATCAGCCACGCAGCGCGACCGCCGCCGCCGATGCGGGTTTCACGCTGCAACTGTCGGGGCATACACATGGCGGACAGTTCTTTCCGTGGAACTTCTTCGTCAAGCTGCAGCAGCCGTTCGTGTCGGGTCTCGTGAAATTTAACGGACTGTGGGTGTACACGAGTCGAGGGACGGGCTATTGGGGACCGCCCAAGCGCCTCGGCGCGCCTTCCGAAATCACGCGCGTGAGGCTGGTCGCGGCGCCTGCAGCTTGA